Proteins encoded together in one Nitrospirota bacterium window:
- a CDS encoding DUF503 domain-containing protein, with product PSPSRGEGKGGGGPARMGMIIGVCRIELHLPDRHSLKEKRQVVKSLKDRLRQHFNVSVAEVDAHELWQRAVLAAACVGTDRPYVNGVLDQLVRAVERDRAVDLVRTELEFV from the coding sequence ATCCCTCCCCCTCAAGGGGGGAGGGTAAGGGAGGGGGTGGCCCCGCTCGGATGGGAATGATCATTGGAGTCTGTCGGATCGAGCTTCATTTGCCGGACCGGCACTCGTTAAAGGAGAAGCGACAGGTGGTCAAGAGCTTGAAAGATCGCCTGCGGCAGCACTTCAACGTGTCGGTGGCTGAAGTGGACGCCCACGAGTTGTGGCAGCGCGCGGTTTTGGCCGCGGCGTGCGTTGGAACGGACCGCCCCTATGTGAACGGGGTGTTGGATCAACTTGTCCGCGCGGTGGAGCGCGATCGAGCCGTGGATCTGGTGCGGACCGAGTTGGAGTTCGTCTGA